In Chloroflexi bacterium ADurb.Bin180, the genomic stretch ACCGCGCTGGGCGCGCTGTGCGGCGGCGGACTGGCGCAGGTGCTGCTGGGGCGGGGCCTGTCGGCGCTGCAGAGCTATCGCGCGGTGGTGATCGGCTATGCGGTGATCGGCGGGCTGCTGGCCTGGCTGTTCACGCGGCTCTCGCCGGCGGTGGAAACCGTGCCAGGTACCGCTGCTGGCGCCGCCGGGCTCCTGGGCCTGCACAACTCGCGCGGCGTGGTGCTCCGGCTGGCCGCGCTCTTTGGCCTGGATGCCTTTGGCGGCGGCTTTGTGGTCCAGTCCATCGTGGCGTACTGGTTCAATCAGCGCTTTGGCGTGGAGCCCGGGGTGCTGGGGGCCATCTTCTTCGGGGCCAACGTGCTGGCGGGGCTCTCGGCCCTGTCGGCAGCGCGTTTGGCCCGGCGCATCGGGCTGATTCGCACCATGGTCTTTACCCACATCCCGTCGAGCCTGCTGCTGATGCTGGTGCCGCTGATGCCCACTCTGCCCCTGGCCATCGCCGTTCTGCTGGTGCGGTTCAGCATTTCGCAGATGGACGTGCCCACCAGGCAATCGTACACCCTGGCCGTGGTGCAGCCGGACGAGCGCTCGGCGGCGGCGGGGGTAACCGGCATCGCGCGGACCGTGGGGGCATCGCTGGCGCCGCTGATCACCGGGCCGCTGCTGGCCAACCCGGCGCTGGTGGCCTGGCCGTTCCTGCTGGCGGGGGGCATCAAGATCGGCTACGATCTCCTGTTGTACCGCAGCTTTCGCCGGCTGCCGCCGCCGGAGGAGCGGAAGCCCGGGCTGCGGGAGTGAAGGTCGACATCGGGCAAAGTGGTAGGTGCGCTCCAGATGGGCAGTTGGAGCGAGGTGATCTGGCGGGCGTACGACGTAGCGCTGGCCATCTAGCGCGGAGCAAAGAACGAGAGCCGTGTGTCCCCCGGGGGCATGCGGCTCTTTTTGTACCCCGCGAATTAGGCAAAGCGGCCCGTCCTGGCGATAATGGAAACATTCGTGCGGCGGAGGCAGGCCTTGAACCAGACGATCAACCGGATGGGACGAACCGAGTGGGCGCTGATGCTGCTGCTCTCGCTGGTGTGGGGCGGGGCGTTTTTCCTGGGCAAGGTGGCAGTGGACGCGCTGCCGCCGCTCACCGTTGTGGCGGTGCGGGTGAGCCTGGCCGCGGTGATGCTCAACGCGGTGCTGCTGGTCACTGGCCGACGCCTGCCGCAAGGCAGGGGGCTGTGGGTCCGGTTCATGGTGCTGGGCCTGCTGAACAATGCCCTCCCTTTCAGCCTCATCTTCTGGGGCGAGACGCGCATCTCCAGCGGCCTGGCCTCCATCCTCAACGCCTCCAGCCCGGCCTGGTGCATCCTGCTGGCCCACTTCTTGACCCGCGATGAAAAGCTCACCCCCAGCAAGGCCGTAGGCATGGTCCTGGGCCTGCTGGGTGTGGTGACCCTCATCGGCTGGGACATCCTGGTGGGCGAGCGGGGCAATGCAGTGGCCCAGCTCGCGGTGGTGGGCGCCGCGGTGAGCTACGGGCTGGCCGGCATCTACTCCAAGCAGTTCAACGCCGTGCCGCCGCTGGTGCTGTCCACGGCCCAGCTCACCTGCGCCGCGGTGTGGATGATCCCTGCCGCGCTGCTGACCTACCCGGCCGGCGTGCCCCTTGCCCCTGACCTCAAGGTGGTGCTGGCGTTGCTGGGCCTGGCCTTGTTCTGCTCGGCGCTGGCCTACATCCTGTATTTCCGGATCCTGGCCACGGCCGGCGCGTCGAATGCCCTGCTGGTGACCCTGCTGGTGCCCGTTAGCGCTAACGCCCTGTCGGTGGCGTTTCTGGGTGAGAGGATCGGCGTGTCGCAGGTGGTGGGGATGGCCCTGATCGGTCTGGGCCTGCTGGTGATCGACGGGCGGGTGGTGGAGAGGGTCACGCGGCGCGTCCGGGCGAGGTGACCGCGCCCACTACGCCGCGCTGGGCAGGAGACGGAGCATGAGCAACCAGACTGCCCAAGTCTGGGAGACTTTGGAAGTCTGGCCGAACGCAGTCGCTACGCCGCCGCGGCCCCTGCTTCGGTACCGCCCCTACGAATGGTGTCCAGAAGCTTGCCGGTGTTCCAATCCCACAGGCGGCAGGGGGGTCCGCGGAGCAGGCAGTCAGCCCCCAGGGCCGGCAGCAGGCCGGCCAGGATGGTCGAGGCGCGGGTGGTCATCTTGTCCCTCCGGCGTTGCTTCACGTGGCCGCTCTGGAGACGGTGGCGCGACGCGCCCGGTTCATCGGCCGCTTGACGCGGCGAACGGCGGGCGCACAATGGCCAGTAGCCTTCAGCGTAGGGAGGTCAACCATGCAACGACGACACCTGCTTCTGACCTGTCTGCTGATAACGATTGCGCTCCTCGTCGCCTGCGACATGAGCCCCGGGGGTGGCGGCAACGCCGATCCTGATCCCAGGGTCAAGCCATCCACGGTCAAGACCTGGCCTGCCGTGTACCAGGGCGAGGGCAAGGCATCGCAGCAGAACACCGTGGGCCAGGAATGTACCATGGACGCGCAGCTCACCTTCACCGCCAATCAGGACCACACCTGCGAGCTGCAGGTTGAACACCCCTACACCAACATCGTGGGCGACGAAGCAGGCGATTTCAAGTGCGTGCCGGACGGCACGAGGCTACGCTGGACCCTCACCGGCACCTTTGACCCGCAGAAGCAGGAGTGTGTCTTTAGCGGCTGCAACAAGGTTGCGGCTTTCAGCGCCACCGGGTCCCTCGCCTTCACCGCCGAGTCGACGGTGCGCGGCGGCAACCTGAGCTGCGTGTGGGTCAAAGGGAACCGGACCGAGGTGACCTTTGGTGCCCCGCCGCTAAAGCTGGTCAAGTAGGGCCAGGTCGACCCATCCACCGCCCCGCATGGGGCGAAGCGATTACGCCATGCTGTTCGGACCGGGCGCGGTGTAGGGCGGCCCGTTCTTCTCTGGCCAGCTCGCCGGGCGGGAGCTGCCGCCTCTCACCACTGCCCTGGTGCGGATGACGCCAGTCTCGCCGGCAGTGGCCGGTGTTCGACCTGTCCCAGGCCGTCGCCTCGCGCCTGTCTGCTGCCGGGCCGCTGGCGCTAGACCTACCTGAGCCAGAGGCAGACTCTGCTCTATGGCAACGGCCTTGCGGGCCGTCGGAGATAATCACCGGGGAGGTCACAAGCATGGACGAGGAAAGGATCGAAGTGCAGGCGGACACCCTTCAGGAGGCGCGAGCACAGCTCCGCGCGCAGGTTCCGGAGGGGTTCACGGTGCTCTCGGAAGAGGTCCTGGCCGACGGCGAGCCCAAGACGGCCAGGCTCTCCGCGGTGCCCGACAACGTGCAGGTCCTGGCACAGAAGGAGCTGTCCACTCCGGCTACCAGGACGGCGGTCGTCAAAGCGTTTGCTGAGGCCGGCGCGCAGGCCGCGGCACAGGCGCTGGCCCGGCGCGAGCTCGGCGAATTTGGCCACTATCGGAACCTGCGCCTGGTTAGCAAGGGCGGCACAGGGTTTCTGGGGCTGGTCAAAAAGCCGGATGAGTACGAGGTCGAGCTGTACCGGGAAGCGGTTTTCGAGGTGACCTACCGGACGAGGGCCCGCATCTCGGCCAGGATCAGGGACGAGCAGGCCTACCTCACGCTGCAGATCGCCCAGGCGGGGAACCGCCAGGTAGATGAGGACAAGCGTATGACCATCATCAAGGAGCTGGCCGCGAGCAGTGATGCGCGCGTGCCGAACGTGCTGATCAGTCTCCTGAATGAACCCGAGGGAGGCGTGCAGAACCACGCGGTGATTGCCCTGGGCCAGATGCGTAATGCCGCTGCGGTGGAACCCCTCATCCAGGTACTGCTGCATGGAGAGGACCACACCGGCACCGGCGGAGTGCGTTACCTTGCGGCCGTGGCCCTGGGCAGGATTGGCGATGCCCGCGCGATGAGTGCGCTGAAGGCCGCGCTGGAGGATCAGAATTGGCACGTGAGGGACGGCGCGGCGATGGCGCTGCAATGGCTGGATCCCAGGTCGGACTGGGGTCGGATGTGCGCCGCCATTCGGGCCTTGCGGCCGGCCACGAAGGCACGGCTGGATCAGCTCGGAGCCAAGTACCGGGGTTCGCAGAAGCTCGGCAGCGTGGGCGAAGTGATCCACGTGCTTCAGGACGAGCGGGAGAAGTATACGCGGGTTGTTGGGTGGAATGCGGTTCCCGACGCGGTTGGAGTCTCGTTTGACAACTATGTGCGCATAGGCGCCGACGAGGCCCCCGCGACGCGCCGGCTCGATATCGATGTGGTCAGGGCTGAAGGCCAGTTTGTTGTCTATATGACCAGCACGTTTTTGTAGGCACAGCCTGGCCAAATGGGGCGCGTCGCTCACGGAGAGCGGCCCCCCTGGTGATGGGCGGGTGGGTGGTGTAAGGGTGAGGGAGCGGGGGTTGGTGGGGCCGCGCCCAGAGTCTGTACCGCAAACCTGCGGGGGTGTGAGCGCATCGACGGCCACCATCAACGCGGTGTGGAGCGCAAGCGCCAGCAGCCGAACGGTCGGGAGAGGCGTCTGGCGGCCGAGGTGAGCACGCCCCCGGCCGGGTCAGAAGCGCTCCAGGTGCAGCACCAGGCCGCTCAGCGGCGGCAGTTCCAGACGGTACGCACCGCCCGCGAGCGACGGCAACGCCGCACCAGACAGTAGATCCGTGGCCGTCCACGGGCCTGGCGGCAGCGACGTGGCACCCAGGTCCAGCGTGGCCGCCGTGCTCTCCCGAGAAAAGTTGAGCACGACCAGCAGTTGCGCCGCCGCATCCTGCCGCAGGTAGCTGTAGACGCTCCGCGGCCCCTCGCTCACCGTCACCCGCTCATAGCTGCCCAGCGATAGAGTGGGCCAGTTCTGCCTCAGGCGGATCAGCCGCCGATAGTGAGCCAGCAGCGAGGCCGGGTCGTTCGTCTGCTCCTCCACCGACACGCCATCGTTGGCGGCGTTGTTGCGGTCGGCCGGCCGGAACCAGGTGGTCATTCCCGGGCCGCTCTCGGCCGCGTACCAGTCCATCGGCTCGCGGCGGTACTCGTCCCAGTAGGGCTGGCCGTTGCCCTTGACGCCGCTCATGCCGATCTCTTCGCCATAGTACACCAGGGGCGAGCCGGGCAGCGTAAAGAGCAGCGTCGCGGCCAGCCGAGCCAACCCCTCATCGCCCTGCACCGAGCTCATCACACGGTTGGTGTCGTGGTTGTTCAGAAAGATCACGCTCTGCGCGCCCGCGGAGTAGTAGCGCTCGCGCTGCAGCAGCGCGCCGTGCACAAAGCCAGGCGGGTCCACCAGGTTCAGCACGCCGCGGCCCGTGGCCAGCGGGTCGGCAGCCAGTACGTAGTAGAGGGGAAAGTCAAAGGTGCTGTCGAACTGGCCGCGGTAATAGGTGCCAATGTCCTGGGCCGTGCTCCACACCTCGCCCAGCAGGAGCAGGTCGGGGTTGAGGGCCTTGAGCTCGCTGCGGAGGCGCTGCCAGAAGGCGTGGGACTGCGCCAGCGCCCAGTCGCAGCGCAGGCCGTCGATGCCGTTGGTATAGTCGCCATCGCCGTCGAGGTCCAGCCAGTAGCGTGCCACCTGCAGGGCGTACTCTTGCACCGCCGGGTTGTCGCCGTTGGGCGTGGGCACGGAAGGGATGTTGGCAAAGGCCTTGTACCTGGTGTGCGCCTCGTCGTACCAGGTGAACCAATCGGCATAGGGCGAGGCGGGGTTGCCGTAGGCATCGCGAAAGTAGGGGTGCTGGTCGGAGACGGCGCCCATCACATAATCCAGCAGCACGCGGATGCCCCGGCGGTGGCACTCTTGCACCAGGGTGATCAGGTCCTCGCGCGTGCCATAGTCGGGATTGACGCGGAAGTGATCGACGGTGTCATAGCCGTGGTAGCTGGCCGCGGCGAAAATGGGCATCAGCCAGAGGGCGTTCACCCCGAGGTCGGTGGTGGTCTGCGGGTCGCCGTCGTTGAGATAGTCCAGCCTGTCCGTCAGCCCGCGCAGGTCGCCGATGCCGTCGCCGTCCGAGTCGGCAAAGCTGCGCACGAACACCAGGTAGAGCAGCATCTCGCGGCCCCATTGCGGCGTGATCAGGTCGGGCACCGGCGTAGGGGCGGGCTGCCAGACGGGATAGGGCGTGGCAGTGGGGGGCGCCGGGGTCGGCGCCGGTGCCGGAGCACACGCCGCGGCCAGCACGGCCAGCGCCAGGCCAGCGCTCAGCGTCCGGGCCGCCGTGCGGGGCATCAGCCCTCCCCGGCCGTGAGCACGTCGAGCACGGCCGCCATCATCGCTCGGTAAGTGGCGCCGAGGTTGGGTGAGAACACGCCGGGG encodes the following:
- the eamA_3 gene encoding putative amino-acid metabolite efflux pump; this encodes MNQTINRMGRTEWALMLLLSLVWGGAFFLGKVAVDALPPLTVVAVRVSLAAVMLNAVLLVTGRRLPQGRGLWVRFMVLGLLNNALPFSLIFWGETRISSGLASILNASSPAWCILLAHFLTRDEKLTPSKAVGMVLGLLGVVTLIGWDILVGERGNAVAQLAVVGAAVSYGLAGIYSKQFNAVPPLVLSTAQLTCAAVWMIPAALLTYPAGVPLAPDLKVVLALLGLALFCSALAYILYFRILATAGASNALLVTLLVPVSANALSVAFLGERIGVSQVVGMALIGLGLLVIDGRVVERVTRRVRAR
- a CDS encoding Alpha-amylase precursor, which codes for MPRTAARTLSAGLALAVLAAACAPAPAPTPAPPTATPYPVWQPAPTPVPDLITPQWGREMLLYLVFVRSFADSDGDGIGDLRGLTDRLDYLNDGDPQTTTDLGVNALWLMPIFAAASYHGYDTVDHFRVNPDYGTREDLITLVQECHRRGIRVLLDYVMGAVSDQHPYFRDAYGNPASPYADWFTWYDEAHTRYKAFANIPSVPTPNGDNPAVQEYALQVARYWLDLDGDGDYTNGIDGLRCDWALAQSHAFWQRLRSELKALNPDLLLLGEVWSTAQDIGTYYRGQFDSTFDFPLYYVLAADPLATGRGVLNLVDPPGFVHGALLQRERYYSAGAQSVIFLNNHDTNRVMSSVQGDEGLARLAATLLFTLPGSPLVYYGEEIGMSGVKGNGQPYWDEYRREPMDWYAAESGPGMTTWFRPADRNNAANDGVSVEEQTNDPASLLAHYRRLIRLRQNWPTLSLGSYERVTVSEGPRSVYSYLRQDAAAQLLVVLNFSRESTAATLDLGATSLPPGPWTATDLLSGAALPSLAGGAYRLELPPLSGLVLHLERF
- a CDS encoding PBS lyase HEAT-like repeat protein; this encodes MDEERIEVQADTLQEARAQLRAQVPEGFTVLSEEVLADGEPKTARLSAVPDNVQVLAQKELSTPATRTAVVKAFAEAGAQAAAQALARRELGEFGHYRNLRLVSKGGTGFLGLVKKPDEYEVELYREAVFEVTYRTRARISARIRDEQAYLTLQIAQAGNRQVDEDKRMTIIKELAASSDARVPNVLISLLNEPEGGVQNHAVIALGQMRNAAAVEPLIQVLLHGEDHTGTGGVRYLAAVALGRIGDARAMSALKAALEDQNWHVRDGAAMALQWLDPRSDWGRMCAAIRALRPATKARLDQLGAKYRGSQKLGSVGEVIHVLQDEREKYTRVVGWNAVPDAVGVSFDNYVRIGADEAPATRRLDIDVVRAEGQFVVYMTSTFL
- a CDS encoding Major Facilitator Superfamily protein; the encoded protein is MTDAAEQQSEALWRRDGRLLFITRLARMFAYGLLSVVLVLYLAAVGLGQAQIGLLLSLTLLGDAAVSLWITTHADRLGRRRMLIAGAGLMLLAGILFAVTRRFGWLLFAATVGVISPSGNEVGPFLAIEQAALTQVVAAQRRTSLFAWYNLAGSFATALGALCGGGLAQVLLGRGLSALQSYRAVVIGYAVIGGLLAWLFTRLSPAVETVPGTAAGAAGLLGLHNSRGVVLRLAALFGLDAFGGGFVVQSIVAYWFNQRFGVEPGVLGAIFFGANVLAGLSALSAARLARRIGLIRTMVFTHIPSSLLLMLVPLMPTLPLAIAVLLVRFSISQMDVPTRQSYTLAVVQPDERSAAAGVTGIARTVGASLAPLITGPLLANPALVAWPFLLAGGIKIGYDLLLYRSFRRLPPPEERKPGLRE